CCATGTGAATCAACATGACAATAATACCCTTACACCTCCTGAACAGGCCTATTCAAATCACTGCTGACTGATTGAATCTCTCCATTAATAATTCATGAGGGTCACATGTTTGTGTCGGAGGCATTGTAGTTTACTTTCTTGGGATCTCTCGTCTATACAGAAGATTGGATGAGAGTGATGAACCAGATCACCGCAAACAGGCTGCCTGCCCCTCTGATGATTTTACATAATTTCCCTTTTGCAGTATACCATTTTCTACAATCTCTGTCTGCATAACCACTTTATATGCTATCTTGTACTTTATTAAAAATACCACTGTTTTCAGTCAAACCAAGATGCAGACgaatgtttaaaatatgaagGATGTGTCTGACTCACCCTCAGAAACCCTTCAAAATGTCTAAGGCATGACTTGAGTTACAGCTGATTTGCAGAGAGCATGCCAGCCGCCTCTTCAGGTCAATGTGACATATTCACATAGGTAGATGTATTCAACCAGCAGTCCATATCCATCAAATGACTGATCAtatgaaaatattcacatttgagaagctggagcagtaaatgtttatgtttaatgcttgaaaaatgactgaaattaTTAATTGCTTAATTAGTTTCTGTCAATTGATTGACTAATAGTCTCAGCTCTACTATAAACCTTAATGCTACACTAAATCTTAtagtaattaaattaaagattaTCAGTGGTGTTAAGAAAGGTTACCCAGTACCCATCAGTTTGTTACAATGTTTGAATCAATTTGTAAAACAGTCAGCTTCATCAGTGCAGTGTGCATTATGGCATTGAAGGTTTGTAGCTTGTTTTAATGTAGCTGTTCTCAGAGAATTCCTCCTGTGCCACCCTGGGCCCACACATGTCAGGCTCAGAGCTGGGTATCATTCCAGATCTTGTTATACTGCTGCTATACcttattgtacttttttcatAACCTCACAATGaggaatataaaatgtttttctgtcagAAACACAGCGTTTATCGTTATCTTAATTTAAAGCATCTACATAGATACCCAACATAAAATGAAGTCTAAAATAAGTAATCAAGAATCTAAACTAAAGTATTCAATGCCAACTTTTAGTACCTGGCGGATCTTTACTTGGGTCTACTGTCATATTtcagtgtatatatactgtacatatatattacTCAAAAAATCTTGACCTTATTCTGTCCATACAATACATTACTGTACCGTAATATGAGCTACAGTAATGTACAAGGCCATGAAATAATTCAAGACTGCCAACTTGTTTGATTGACTCAAACTCATTTTGACTCTTTTGTCTTGTGACCCTTAGTGATATCAGCATGTAGTCGATGTGCTGTTCTCTGACTTATCAAACTCCCAAACTTGAGATACTGAAAACTAAGCTTTGACCTCTTATTGTGTATGCTGTCTAAGCTGTCTGTGTCCTAGTaattatttaaaagttgacGTTTGAAAGAGTCAGCTTTCAGTGAACAGCTTAAGTATGGATGGATATGAGGAAATCATTAGTTATGCACGCATAAATGGTATGTTATGAATGACTCACTGCTACAGTCTTGTGACTTACGTCCCTTACGACAAATCAGCCTCCTATCATTCAGATATACAAAGTATTGGGTGTCTGTTAAACTTCATAAGATGTTATTTGTTCGTGGAGAGTGAATGGGAAAACTGGAGCACCCCCTGGTATGGTAACAGTGTGTTTACATTCTCTAAAAATTCCTGGACTCTGtaccaggttccagtctggtCTATTTAGGTTTTCCTCTGAGGCCTCTTCCCTTAATTTTATCCATTTTGAAACTGCATTATGGGTTTGTAAATTTAGGATTCAGGTAGAGCTGAGATGAAACATCAGTAACATCTGGAGCTATACTCTTCCAGTCTGATGTTGGGTCTTTGTTTACAATCACCACATCCTTGTAATGGATAGTCAtagtgaggaagagagaggagacagtGAGATAActtcctttctccctcctctGCCAAAgacatgctttatttttattggacCTTTGAAATGGTCAGAGTCTGGTCATATGATCCTGTGGGCCAATGGAATGTGTTGTTAGGAAAGCTGTGGGGGGAAACGAGCTTTAACATGCTGAATTCACCGGATGATCTCAACTAGAAACCCTAAAAATATCCACTCGAATCCTATATCATCTCCATGCAGCAGCCATGCAAAATATGAAGAATATGTCTCTGTTTAGTTTCAAGCATTTCCCCTTGATTGTTTGATTTAGGTatctgtgcatgtttgtatgaTGAGTCCTATTACAGctaatatatttaataacagTTTGTATTAGTTGTTATTAAGGGAAATCATTTAATATGCAGAGAGGTCAACACAGTCTGTCTGCATTCCTCAATCATTCTGCCCTTTGAACTACTTGTGCCCAGAAGCTCATTTAGTAATCTGTTTTGTGTTAGATTACGCTGCTTTATATGGAGCCAGACGTGCCGTCAGGGTTCAAAATTAAGTTTTATTCCACCAGCCGAATGGCTACTGAAAGttcaaattttaccagccactcaatagattaccattgttattttttacttgtaAGTGAAGCAAAtctgcttgcatattttaccagcatttgccAGGTAAATTTTGCTAATTTTGAACcatgcatgtacacaaacaAGCTGTTTGGAAGAGCTTACTAAATCTGGCAGGACACTAAAAGGAGAAATCAGATGTACGGCTACTGAAGTGGAAGAGTTGGCAAAATAACTGGGGAAAATATGTCACATTTCCTATCCACTGTGctgagggaagagagagagaaaggaaagccCAGTGCTCGCCAACCATTTTGTTGCAACAGGAAATTAGGGCCATGACTAACATGACATGATGTGGAAAATAACCAACATACTCAACATGATACTATCTCATGGACAGTGTCAGAGGATAAAACTAGTAGCAATATTATTTATCTTGAGATTGAATAAATGAAGCGTGGTGTACTGATGTCAAACACCAAGAACTTACAAAGATAAGGCCATTGGCGAACATTCTAACTGTCTTTAAAAGTGTATTCTTTTTGCGGATCTTATACATTAAGTACACTGTTACTTTGTTGAAAAGTCCTTTGTCAATGTTGTTTTACCGCACTGCTTCTCTTTGTAGACCTCAGTTCTTTACATTCAAGTCTAATTCCAGCTGCATATTTTAAAGATAGTCAAGGGACGGAGCAGACATTACATACACATGGCTTAGCCCTCTGGGCCAGGGAGAGAATCCTTCTTGATTACTGGCAGGGAGGGTGGGGATGGGAGTGGAAGAGACGTGGTTACAGGGCTTTGGCATTTACAGCTACAGTGAGTGTAAGGGGGGGTTACTGTAGATCTGCAAGGGGATTCCAGAGATGAGTGTGTGCTGCTTTGCACATATGGATGAATCATGACTCACATCCCTCAGCCGCTAGTTCTCCTTTCTACTCTCTTTCCCTGCCACTCCCTGAACCTAGCAGCAGAAATATTCATCTCTGCACTCTggataaaaaaggcatagttcGCAGTGACTGTCAACTGTTTAGGAAAGAGCTGGTGCTGAAAGCACAACGCTCAGttgttggtctgatttctcctcccTCACATGGGCCTCCTGAGCTGAGCTCCAAGCGTGCTGCTAGTGCTCTGTTCCACTGAGAGGGAAACATTGGTGCCGTCCTCTAATCCTTTTAATTACATGGTAGAGAATATATTCCCATTAACAGATGTATTCCCCTATACCTAGCCAGGCATGTATTTAAAGCCCCCAAAGCAAGCCCCTTTAGACTGTTTGTGCGTTCAGATCTTTGGTGGAACCATGTTTTTTAGGGTGTAGATTCTGCCTCACAAACATGTGTAATAAACCCGTAGAGTTGGTGATGACTccttgtgtgttgtctgttgcaGGATGCTGACGAGGCTGAGCGAGTGGTTCTGGCAGGAGCGGCTGTGGTTTCCAGAGGGCCTGGGCTGGGCTGACCTAGAGGATCGGGATGGACGAGTTTATGCCAAAGCCCACGACTTATGGGTGGCGCTGCCCATCGCCCTTGTATTCCTCATTGTCCGTCAGATCTTTGAAAGGTCAGTCCATTTTTTGTGCTGTCTAACTGGATATCTGTGCCACTCACCTAAGGGGGGAAAATAAGTATTGAACGCGTCAACGTTTTTCCtggtaaatatatttttgatggGGCTATTGGAATGACATTTTCACCAGATGTCAGTAACAACCCAAGTAACCCACACATATATGTTCAGGACAAAAGTTCTGTGTAACAAAGTGGAATGAAAATGGGAATAAATATTGAACACATGAAGAAAAAGGGGTATAAAAAGGCATGAGAAGCCAATAAACCAGCTGAAATCTGTCAGTATTTAGGAAGCAATACTACCCCCTATTATCTCAAGTTAAAATAAGCTGGAGTTGTCCTAATTGATGGCCTATAAAATGTTTCTCAGTACCAAGGTGTCACTCAGGAAGCATTTAATGATGGGTAAAAGCAAAGAGcttgattgatttgattgtcATAGCATACACCATGTTTAGAGGAGAAACACCTAAAAACACTATACCAGCAGTGAGGTTTGGAGGTGGTAACATCATGGAGTGGGCATTTTCTACAGCATCTGGCACTGGCAAACTTCATATAATTGAAGGAAGGATGAATGAAGAAATGTACCGTGATGTTCTTGATAAAAATGTGCTGCCATCCACCAGGATGCTGAAGATGAAACAATAGTGGACATTTCAGCAAGACAGTGAtcccaaacacacagccaaggaAACTCTCAATTggtttcagaaaaataaaatcaagctATTAGAATGGCCTAGTCAATCACCCAACTTGAATCTAATTGAAAACCTCTGGAGCGAACTGAAGAGCAGAGTTCATAGGAGATGCCCCTGAAACCAGTTTGTGTGGAAGAATGGGCAAAAATCACAGCTGAGCAATGGGTGCGACTAGTTCCTTCATACAGGAGGGGTCTTGAAGCTGTCATTACCAACAAAGGCCTTTCTACTAAgtattaaatacatttcagcTAGTGTGTTCAATACTTTTTCCGTTGGTCATTTCACTTTATTacacacaactttatttatgGACTGACTTGTTGTGATATATTTACTGTTATTCTTTACTGACATCTGGTGAAAATATCATGCAAATAGCCCTATCAGAAATATCTTAACTGAGAAAAATTTTGACGCGTTCAAAGCTTATTTCCACCGCTGTatgtttttgattattaattCAATCATTActcttcttttctgtccttCGGTCCAGTCTAACATGTTTTTCCCTTGATAGCTTCCCtctgttccttttctttctcctcttgtcTGGCCATCAGTTATCTCATACTCTGACCTCTGATTACATAATTTTTGTGCTGTGCCCTAGTTTAACAAGTACAGCCCAGTTCTTTTAAGTGATTCACATTGTttatcatcttttggaaatcagacagaatttaatttttatttctaaatccCATTTGAATCATAGAGTTATAAATTCTAGTGGACTagctgacaacattatgaatatgaaaagacaaacacacatttacaacatgaaggttaattGTTGCTCTTTGGGTTATCACTCTACAAGTAGCTGAGGCTTTTTCATCATTAGATTAAACTCTAatgattttatttactttatgtcTTTAAGCTTTGTTTATCTTACACATAAGTAGACTATTTCTTACGCATTAAAAGAATTACCTTGATTGCACCCTTTGCTCTCTCTTCACCTCTTTTTGTGATTGCAGGACGGTGGCTACACCCCTGGCTTCTCTGCTCGGGGTGAAAGAAACAGTACGGCTCAAAGTCCCTCACAACCTTACACTGGAGTCCTACTACTATAACATTGCCAAAAGTCCCACACAGGTACATGTCTGCACACACCCATACGCACTTAAATTTGTGTGCGTTGCCAGGAATTTAAAAACCTAAATCTGACTTTTGTGCTGTTCTCAGACTTCAATAGCAAGTCTTTGCAAGCAGACTGGCTATTCAGAAAGACAAGTGCAGCGATGGTTCAGGAGACGAAGGAACCAGGACAGACCCAGTTTGCTGAAAAGGTTTCGAGAGGCTAGgtacgcagacacacacacacacacacacacacacacacacacacacatgcacacatgtctATGGTGCTATGGAGCAGGTTGTAACAGCTGCCTAACTTTGCATTCCCTTGGCTATATGTGCACATTTCTAAGGGCAAAAGTAGCCctctatttttaacatgcacatATTATAATGCCACTCTGCTGCTAGCATGCCTGTAGCATTGCCCTGACTCTTcttacacatgcacagactGTTGCTGAGTCCCAGTGCTAATGAGTGTGGATGGTTGGATATAACCTTCCACACTCATTAGCACAGGGACTCAGGAACAGGGGGTTTCTCACCACTGTTGGCTATTTTTATGTGTGAGCATTAACTGAGTTAAACCAATAGCATGATCACCTTTTAATACAAGGCTACTGAAGCTAGCTAGTGTCAACTGGCAGATGACTCAATGTGCAGTACTACAGATAACAATATCTTTAAGAGTGCCATAAACAGCAGCACCACTGCTGGCATCACTAGCACTGACACACGCTCAGTCGTATTCATGTAGACAAATACTTTCTTAGATGATCTGTTAATGGATTATTCCACAccatgtgttgtgttcaatgTATAACTTCTGTGTAGGGACGGCACCATTGGCTTCATTGTCATAGTCaatgtacatgtgtgttgaCAGATCCATAAAGGGTTTTTATTACGTGACTTgaagggtcagttcacccaaattacgAGAAGACACCAACCTAATTGTGAGCTGGGACTAATGAAATAGTCCCGATAAAAAACATTAGAGACTTTGGAAACAGCAgttgacaaaaaataatcttctcGCAAGGTCTACCCAGTTACTGTTCTGGGGCAGATTGCTCATTTgcttgtaaatgtttttctgagcatttaaacattttaaaggatAAGTTTCCTCCAGTCTGTTTTAATATAATAGTCATGTGCCCTTAAAGGCCCATAAGCTTGCTGTAATAATTTTTCCTGTTGTTAATGGACATTAAAGCTGTGGTATGCAATATGTGTTTGAGGTCGTCGGTCAAAAAGTATATAATAACCTTTCTGCATATTGCCTTTCAAGTgttctgagagaaaactagacttctaCACCTCATGGCTCGGATTTCAGGGAGGGCATGAGACAGGAGCATAGACTGtttagtaataaaaataataataagtcatTGTGAAAGATATATATCTAACTCTCCTTGTGTTACATTGGgggtttaaataataaataaaaaattaaagaacTCAACAGGACATTACACAGAATGGGTTGTTTCAGTGACACTACCACCGCTGCACTACCCTGCGGAAAATTGCCGGATCCCTTTTGCTGGTGTGAATAGGCCTTGAAGTGCTCTGAAACACTAACAACTCCATCagctgaaattattttttataaacagtGTGTTCTGTATTATCCACATTAATGGTGACACTGTTGCTTTGGGatattgtaaacatttttaaacgATATAAGGACAACAAATTAAGTTCAACCTGCTTTCATGGTGTTGTGAAGGATAAAGGCACCTTAGAAAATAACTTAAAACTATCTGCATGACTAAAATGaaacttttttgtaattttggtcAACGGACCCTTCCCAATCTGTGTCTGCAGTATATGCGTGAAAGATGATATTTACATGTAATCAGATTGATGGTCTGCATATGATGGATATGGATGTGGTTGTGAGCAGACGTAAATGTGACTGCATGTCTGTTATCCCTGGTTATGGTGTggtttcactgtgtgtgttctgaatcaatctgttgtttgtgtgcacacagcAGGTTTCTGTTACTCTCCCTTATTTTCCCCATTGGTatatctttctcttctttctctgtgttcacTTTTGTGttcttgtctgtgtgtctctctgctgctgtgaatTCCCCTCTCTGTAAGAGAGGCTCTCACTGTCTTTGTTACAAGATAttgagagggagtgtgtgtgtgtgtgtgtgtgtgtgtgtgtgtgtgtgtgtgtgtgtgtgtgtgtgtgtgtgtgtgtgtgtgtgtgtgtgtgtttgcttgctgGTATAAAATGTGTCTCTTGTCTCTTGCCTCATTAACTGAgaagaatgtgtgtttgtgtgtgtgtgtgttctctttcaGTTGGAGATTTACATTTTACCTTCTTGCTTTCATTGCTGGCCTGGCCGCCCTCATCGATGTGAGTACCATGTTAACctcaactcctcctcctctcgtcTCTTGGTGTTTACATGCTCATTCATCACCTGCCCTGCCATTGTAACATGGCAGTTTCCACAGTTGTCTGTCTTATTTGCTGTGATTGACTTCACCTATCGCACTGTCCGAGGCGCATTGCTCATGCTGAtgttactttaaataataaGCTTTAAAATAAGCTCTGCTGTCTCATTCACAATGCATTTCTCCTTACAGAAACCTTGGCTGTATGACCTGAAAGAGATGTGGGAAGGTTTTCCTGTGCTGGTAAGTTTCTGGGATGGCTAGGTACACTGAATACACCAGGGTATCTGCAtaaaagtctttaaaaccaTTTCATTCGTTCGATCACAAAAATGCCTTCAAAGCTATTTAAAAGTCTTCTTCAATTAATATTTTCTCCTGCCTACCAAACGTCTTTTTGAATGTAGTTGTTGGCTTTTGGGAGATGTTACAGTTCTATAAACCACATGTGAGACTGCTGCAGTTTGGTGTTGATTGTGCAGCAGGAGGCTCTCAATCCTTTTTTGTGGAAGTTTGGTCAGCGTTATCACACCTGTAGCAAACACTGTTGCTACTGCTAGCCACAGTAGCAAGGGAGCTCATCAACTCATAAGTGTCAGTTTTAGCAAAAACCTAGTTTGTTAATCCATCCCTCGGATTTGTGCCCCTTCTCTGGGTCCAGGCCATGTtaattctttatatatattACTTGTTCTGTACAGCCAGGAAGTTCTGTCAAGAAGTacttaataaatataaataggcCTTATTGTCATCGTTTGACCGTTATGGCAGTGAAAAGGgtattaaattgcattttatgttgtatttaaatggtcatacatttaatttggtGAACAGTCCAGAAAGTCCGATACACACATCACATGACACTCTCTTTATACAAAGTTTCAAATAGAGCTGAAATGGGTGGTTATGTCATTATTTAGATAATTGGTTTGTCGTTTAAGTacgtttttaaataaaaattaacttGTTGGTCTATGTCTTGTGTAATAATCAACAAAATCTGTAGGTTTTTGGACTCAACATGGGTTTGTAATGGACATTCTTTGCTATTTTCTTGGATTTTCAtaccaaacaattaatcaattaataaaaagtaatagtaaagtaTAATACGATTAACTCTGTTTGTAGTGATAAAAATGGtgagttgcagccctagtttagAATTTAGATTTGCTCACATTGGTGTATGGATTTTGAAAGTAAAGCTGTTTCCTTTGCTTCAGACTCTCCTGCCATCTCAGTATTGGTACTACATGATTGAGCTAGGTTTCTACAGCTCTCTGCTCTTCAGTGTGGCTTCTGACGTCAAACGCAAAGTGAGTGAATTCATCTCTTCACCTCCTTTGTTCAGTCGGTATTGTGTAAACAACAAGACTTTCATGGGAACAAAATTAATATATACCCAACAATTGCTGTTAATGGAAAACACATACCATTTATACAAACATTATTTGGTTTACCACTTTTTTGATTAATATATGATGAGTAACTGTATGCACAAGTAAGACAAAGTCTGTTTACTGTTACTGACTAATCAGTTTGAAATCTAGAATTGACAATGGGCTGGACATTAGACTGTTgttacacgtgtgtgtgtgtgtgtgtgtgtgtgtgtgtgtgtgtgtgtgtgtgtgtgtgtgtgtgtgtgtgtgtgtgtgcgggtgtgcgtgcatgtgtgtgtgtgtgtgtgtgtgtgtgtgtgtgtgtgtgtttggacttTGCTCAGCCGGGGAAAGCTAAGCACAGTGGGGGGAAATCTTGCCAAAGGGGCATAATGTGTTCCTACAACAAGTTATTCTAACCTAGATGTCTCTTAAGCGgcatttatttcacacacacacacacacacaccaaaaacctgctacaaagaaatacagtggggctcaaaagtttgggcgccccaggtaaaaaatgttattaatgtgcataaagaagccaagaaatgATGTAaactccaaaaggcatcaaattacatgtgtataatatgtcacaaaaagtaagattttatttccatcatttacactttcaaaataacagaaaacaaaaaaatgacgtctgcaaaagtttgggcaccctgcagagtttatagcatgcaccgccgcctttggaaagctgagacctgacagcgtcatggattgttcttaatctttttctgtaaagaccaggtgatgtcaatcttaaggttttaaatgcccagactcatctgaccttgcctcAACAATCAGCTCCAtcggttcttctaagcagttgtctagaaaactgaaactgaaaataattgacgctcacaaagcagaagaaggctataagaagatagccaAGCGTTTTTAAGATGataatatcctctgttcggaatgtaattaagaaatgtccgtcatcaggaacagtggaagttaaagcaagatctggaaaaCCAAGTAAAACATCaaacagaacagctcgcaggattgtgagaaaagcaagtcaaaatccacgtttgactgcacaatccatccagaaagacctggcagacactggagttgtgatACACCATCCCACTACAAAGAGATACTTttacagatatggtcttcatggaagagtcatcagaagaaaacctcttctacgtcctcaccacaaaaatcagcgtttgaagtttacaaatgaacatatagacaagcctgatgcatcgtggaaacaagttctgtggaccgaagAGGTTAAACTAGAACTTTTTgaaatgagcaaaggtacgtttggagaagaaagggcaccgaatttaatgaaaagaacctctgtccaactatTAAGCatggggtggatcaatcatgctttggagTTGTATTgtagccagtggcacagggaacatttcatgagtagaaggaaaaatagaTTTAACAAAATTTCCAtcagtgaaaaagctgaagttaaagagaggatggcttctacaaatggataataatcctaaacacacctcaaaatccacagtggattacatcaagaggcgtaaacttaAGCTTTTGCCCTGGCCTTCACGATCTCCTGACCTCatcataattgaaaatctatggataaaccataaaagagcagtgcgtgacagacagacCCTTctttatgaacattatttaaaaaatttacctggggtgcccaaacattcgagccccactgtatatattccAAACAGTTTAATTTTCTCAtctaaacttttattttttccctccgCCTTCTCTTTAGGACTTCAAGGAACAGATCGTTCACCATGTGGCGACCATCCTCCTCATCAGCTTCTCCTGGTGTGTTAATTACATCCGTGCCGGAACTCTCATCATGCTGGTTCACGACTCATCTGATTACTTCCTTGAGGTAAATGTCATTCCTACAGATATTGTGATTAGCGCACTCTGACAAGCAAACGTATAGATGGGGTCAGTATAAACAAAAGGTGTTAACATGCTGTATACCTACTGAGTTTTAAGTTTTGTTCACACATGATTAACTGTTTACAATGAAACTTCTAATACCCACTAATTCTGACACACTGCCACCTTGTGgataaaactaaagtaactaaacaTCTTTAGTTGAATAGAGGCAAACCGGCTACCATTTTTGGTATATAAACAAATACAGTACGTTGTCCTTTATTCTTTCTtcctttattctttctttctccctctgacAGTCTGCAAAGATGTTCAACTATGCAGGGTGGCGAAATGCCTGTAACTACATCTTCATTGTATTTGCTGCAATCTTCATTATCACTCGGCTGGTCATCTTCCCCTTctggtacacacacagacgcgcgcacacacacacacacccacacccacacacatatacacacacacacacgttttaagC
The genomic region above belongs to Etheostoma cragini isolate CJK2018 chromosome 6, CSU_Ecrag_1.0, whole genome shotgun sequence and contains:
- the cers2b gene encoding ceramide synthase 2, with product MLTRLSEWFWQERLWFPEGLGWADLEDRDGRVYAKAHDLWVALPIALVFLIVRQIFERTVATPLASLLGVKETVRLKVPHNLTLESYYYNIAKSPTQTSIASLCKQTGYSERQVQRWFRRRRNQDRPSLLKRFREASWRFTFYLLAFIAGLAALIDKPWLYDLKEMWEGFPVLTLLPSQYWYYMIELGFYSSLLFSVASDVKRKDFKEQIVHHVATILLISFSWCVNYIRAGTLIMLVHDSSDYFLESAKMFNYAGWRNACNYIFIVFAAIFIITRLVIFPFWIIYCTWVYPVTIYEPFFGYYFFNGLLMTLQCLHIFWAVLIIRIAIRFLTNNEKVDDERSDKDETDESEEEEGKKDMTKNGPVQNGHKVHNNNHRKTE